In Cedecea neteri, a single genomic region encodes these proteins:
- a CDS encoding ABC transporter substrate-binding protein: MLKIATGFWLAFVSSAAFASGFPVTIESCGKPIVFTEAPKRAVINDLNMSEMAFALDLQPQIVGLTGISGWYKMTPEFKRQMGTIPELAPKYPSLETLLAAEPDFFFAGWNYGMKVGGDVTPQSLARYGIKTFVLSESCAISGESKTKATLDLLYNDELTLGKIFGKAEAAQKLVDGWKARLAALPKAQPGARPLKVFVYDSGEDKPFTSGKYAMPQAIIEAAGGKNAMEGLDTSWGTTSWESVAATEPDVIILLDYQTGGGADSLRQFLERHPLMKLTPAVKQHRYLKLQYAELTPGPANIAAVEKLAHVLFAAQ; the protein is encoded by the coding sequence ATGTTAAAAATCGCTACCGGCTTCTGGCTGGCCTTTGTTTCTTCTGCTGCGTTTGCCTCCGGCTTCCCGGTGACCATTGAGAGCTGCGGTAAACCCATTGTCTTTACCGAAGCACCAAAGCGGGCGGTAATCAACGACCTGAATATGTCGGAGATGGCTTTTGCTCTGGATTTGCAACCGCAGATTGTGGGCCTGACCGGCATCTCCGGCTGGTACAAAATGACGCCCGAATTTAAGCGGCAAATGGGGACGATCCCCGAACTTGCGCCCAAGTATCCCTCGCTTGAAACGCTGCTGGCCGCTGAGCCAGATTTCTTCTTTGCGGGCTGGAATTACGGCATGAAAGTGGGGGGCGACGTCACCCCCCAAAGCCTTGCCAGATACGGCATCAAAACCTTTGTGCTCAGCGAAAGCTGCGCGATTTCCGGCGAAAGTAAAACTAAAGCGACCCTGGATCTGCTCTATAACGATGAGCTTACGCTTGGCAAAATTTTTGGTAAGGCAGAGGCTGCTCAGAAGCTGGTTGATGGCTGGAAAGCGCGGCTGGCGGCCCTCCCCAAAGCGCAGCCGGGCGCACGGCCGCTGAAAGTCTTTGTGTATGACTCCGGGGAAGACAAACCGTTTACCAGCGGAAAATACGCCATGCCGCAGGCCATTATCGAGGCCGCTGGCGGTAAAAACGCCATGGAAGGGCTGGACACCAGCTGGGGTACCACCTCCTGGGAAAGCGTGGCGGCCACCGAGCCGGATGTCATCATCCTGCTGGATTACCAGACCGGCGGGGGCGCGGATTCGTTGCGCCAGTTCCTTGAGCGTCACCCGTTGATGAAGCTTACTCCGGCGGTGAAACAGCATCGCTACCTCAAGTTGCAGTATGCCGAATTGACGCCGGGTCCGGCAAATATCGCCGCGGTTGAGAAGCTCGCTCACGTTCTGTTCGCGGCACAGTGA
- a CDS encoding FecCD family ABC transporter permease — protein sequence MLIASRYGRAASLTVFLTLLFAALSLTEGSVRLSLHQVVSALHPTVTDISPMIRGIVLDIRLPRTLLALMTGAGLAVVGALLQTATRNELADPFLFGLSSGASAGAVLVFTRFGDFFGGWTLPAAAFGGGLLSSVAVLSLFQLKRERGAETLIICGLAISFLFGALTSYLIFAGDQRTASSVLFWSLGGLGLARWDNLEFALGGVLLLAAFCLLRWRSLDGLLAGDRTAFSLGINVNRLRTEIFLCCAFSTAIFVSLTGVIGFVGLMVPHLCRHFSAIKHARLLPLCALAGACLLCGGDLVSRVLVAPQELPIGIITAGIGGLFIVVMVARR from the coding sequence ATGTTGATTGCTTCCCGCTATGGCCGGGCCGCAAGCCTGACGGTGTTTCTGACCCTGCTTTTTGCGGCGCTTAGCTTAACGGAAGGCTCGGTCCGGCTCAGTCTGCATCAGGTGGTCAGCGCGCTTCACCCCACGGTAACGGATATTTCGCCGATGATTCGTGGGATCGTGCTGGACATCCGGTTGCCCAGAACGCTGCTGGCCCTGATGACCGGCGCGGGGCTGGCGGTTGTGGGCGCGCTGCTGCAAACGGCCACGCGCAACGAGCTGGCGGATCCTTTTCTGTTCGGACTTTCTTCGGGAGCGTCTGCCGGAGCGGTGCTGGTTTTTACCCGCTTCGGTGACTTCTTCGGCGGCTGGACGCTCCCGGCGGCGGCTTTTGGCGGCGGGCTACTTTCCTCGGTTGCGGTGCTGTCTTTATTCCAGCTCAAGCGCGAGCGGGGTGCCGAAACGCTGATTATTTGCGGGCTGGCTATCTCTTTCTTGTTCGGGGCGTTAACCAGCTACCTGATATTCGCCGGTGACCAGCGCACAGCCAGCTCGGTTTTGTTCTGGTCGCTCGGCGGCCTGGGGCTGGCGCGGTGGGATAACCTGGAATTTGCGCTGGGTGGTGTGCTGCTGCTGGCCGCGTTTTGCCTGCTGAGATGGCGATCGCTGGACGGATTACTCGCGGGCGATCGCACCGCATTTTCACTGGGCATTAACGTCAACCGCCTGCGCACCGAAATTTTTCTGTGCTGCGCTTTTTCGACCGCCATTTTTGTATCGCTGACCGGCGTGATTGGCTTTGTCGGGCTGATGGTACCGCATCTTTGCCGCCATTTTTCCGCCATTAAGCACGCCAGGCTGCTGCCTTTGTGCGCTCTGGCTGGAGCCTGTTTATTGTGCGGCGGCGATCTCGTCAGCCGGGTACTGGTTGCGCCGCAGGAGCTGCCCATCGGCATTATTACCGCCGGAATTGGCGGGCTGTTTATTGTTGTGATGGTTGCCCGACGCTAG
- a CDS encoding dihydroorotase, whose translation MKPLLLTNALMMNEDRRYQGDLLIVDGRIEKIAAAIPARATWSVLDLGGKWLLPGMIDDQVHFREPGLMHKGTIASESRAAVMGGITSYMEMPNVSPPTTTRQALAGKFQRAAECSLANYSFYFGATNDNLEELKALPADAACGVKVFMGASTGNMLVDDERTLEAIFQHAPGLVATHCEDTPTIKRNEALWLERHWEQIPAAEHAAIRSVEACLLSSSQAVALAKKHGTRLHVLHITTADELALFEPAPTLEALRRKTITAEACIHHLYFNQDDYAALGHRLKCNPSVKGPEHQRALWQAVKTGVIDIIATDHAPHLLTEKQNDYFSAPSGLPLVQHALPALLDMCARGIFTPELIVRKTSHAVAERFQIKDRGYIREGYWADLAVINPWKRASIESRNVAYKCGWSPFEGHTLQGGVVESTLVNGRLVWDGESVAEGIYGQALAFNR comes from the coding sequence ATGAAACCGCTGTTACTGACCAACGCGCTGATGATGAATGAGGATCGGCGTTACCAGGGCGACCTGCTCATCGTGGACGGGCGAATTGAAAAAATAGCCGCTGCGATCCCGGCTCGTGCAACGTGGAGCGTGCTCGATCTTGGCGGGAAATGGCTGCTGCCGGGCATGATTGACGATCAGGTGCACTTTCGCGAACCGGGGTTGATGCACAAGGGCACGATAGCCAGCGAGTCGCGCGCGGCGGTGATGGGCGGCATCACCAGCTATATGGAAATGCCCAACGTTTCGCCACCAACCACAACCAGACAGGCGCTGGCAGGCAAATTTCAACGGGCCGCCGAATGTTCACTGGCGAATTACAGTTTCTATTTCGGTGCCACCAACGACAATCTGGAAGAACTTAAGGCGCTGCCAGCCGATGCGGCCTGCGGTGTAAAAGTGTTTATGGGGGCCTCCACCGGCAACATGCTGGTGGATGATGAACGCACCCTGGAGGCGATTTTCCAGCATGCGCCGGGGCTGGTGGCCACGCATTGCGAAGACACGCCGACGATCAAACGTAATGAGGCGCTGTGGTTAGAGCGACATTGGGAGCAGATCCCGGCTGCAGAACACGCGGCCATTCGCTCGGTAGAGGCCTGCCTGCTTTCATCTTCCCAGGCGGTTGCGCTGGCGAAAAAACACGGCACGCGGCTGCATGTGCTGCATATCACCACGGCTGATGAGCTGGCGCTGTTTGAACCTGCGCCCACTCTTGAGGCCTTACGCAGAAAAACAATTACGGCGGAAGCCTGTATTCATCACCTCTATTTCAATCAGGATGATTACGCTGCGCTGGGGCACAGGCTGAAGTGCAACCCGTCAGTGAAGGGCCCGGAACACCAGCGGGCGCTATGGCAGGCGGTTAAGACAGGCGTGATTGATATTATTGCGACCGACCATGCGCCGCATTTGCTGACAGAAAAGCAGAATGATTATTTCTCGGCTCCGTCGGGATTGCCGCTGGTACAACACGCGCTGCCTGCGTTGCTGGATATGTGTGCCAGAGGGATTTTCACGCCTGAACTTATCGTCAGAAAAACCAGCCACGCGGTAGCCGAGCGTTTTCAGATTAAGGATCGCGGCTATATCCGGGAAGGTTACTGGGCCGATCTGGCGGTGATCAACCCCTGGAAACGCGCCAGCATTGAGAGCCGCAATGTTGCCTACAAATGCGGCTGGTCACCCTTCGAAGGGCACACCTTACAGGGCGGCGTGGTTGAAAGCACGTTAGTGAACGGGCGCCTCGTCTGGGACGGAGAGTCAGTTGCCGAGGGGATTTACGGCCAGGCGCTGGCGTTTAACCGCTAG
- a CDS encoding SDR family NAD(P)-dependent oxidoreductase gives MASSRSIAVITGASSGIGAVYADRFAARGFDLLLVARREDRLRDLAAKLEARHGITVTTLKADLVNDQDIAVVEEALKDPRISVLVNNAGTAHSAAFTAARVEQHQALITLNITALTRLSHAALLNFQQKNSGTLINISSILAVESWVGSAVYSGTKGYVLNLTKVLQAEAAGTGIRIQVVLPAATATEIWDRAGVSVDSLPEGAVMKVDDLVDSALTGLDSGEAVTIPPLHDLSLWETYASTAQAMFDAAGVGQPAPRYGR, from the coding sequence ATGGCTAGCTCTCGTTCTATTGCAGTCATTACCGGCGCATCTTCCGGTATTGGTGCGGTTTATGCCGATCGTTTTGCGGCCCGAGGATTTGATCTGCTGCTGGTTGCCCGGCGCGAAGATCGCCTGCGCGATCTCGCTGCGAAGCTGGAAGCACGCCACGGCATAACCGTGACGACGCTAAAAGCCGATCTGGTTAACGACCAGGACATTGCCGTCGTTGAGGAGGCCCTGAAAGATCCGCGCATCAGCGTGCTGGTTAACAACGCGGGCACCGCCCACAGCGCAGCGTTTACTGCCGCCAGAGTGGAGCAGCATCAGGCGCTTATCACGCTGAACATTACGGCGTTAACTCGCCTGAGCCATGCCGCCCTGCTTAATTTCCAGCAAAAGAACAGCGGCACGCTGATCAACATATCGTCGATTCTGGCGGTGGAAAGCTGGGTGGGCAGCGCCGTATACAGCGGCACAAAGGGCTATGTATTGAACCTGACGAAAGTTCTGCAGGCTGAAGCGGCTGGCACCGGCATTCGTATTCAGGTGGTGCTGCCCGCGGCTACGGCGACGGAGATTTGGGATCGCGCGGGCGTGTCGGTGGACTCGCTGCCGGAAGGTGCGGTCATGAAAGTGGATGATTTAGTCGATTCCGCTCTGACCGGGCTGGACAGCGGGGAAGCGGTCACCATCCCGCCATTGCACGATCTAAGCCTGTGGGAAACCTACGCCAGTACGGCGCAGGCGATGTTTGATGCGGCGGGCGTCGGCCAACCTGCCCCACGCTACGGGCGTTAA
- a CDS encoding winged helix-turn-helix transcriptional regulator, with product MKRKSLEDSVCSVARTLDVIGDWWSLLIVRDALNGMSRFGEFQKNLGIAKNMLTVRLKQLVDNGIFELRPASDGSAWHEYVLTEKGRALQTVLAALSQWGCENLYAKDETRSVLVDNQQHRPIRKLTLQAEDGRELKPEEIITQARPSS from the coding sequence ATGAAACGTAAAAGCCTTGAAGACAGCGTCTGTTCGGTTGCCCGCACGCTGGACGTGATCGGCGACTGGTGGTCGTTGCTGATCGTGCGCGATGCGCTAAACGGCATGTCTCGCTTCGGTGAATTCCAAAAAAATCTCGGCATCGCCAAAAATATGCTGACCGTTCGCCTGAAACAGCTCGTCGATAACGGCATTTTTGAGCTTCGTCCAGCGTCGGACGGCAGCGCCTGGCACGAGTACGTGTTGACGGAAAAAGGCCGGGCGCTACAGACCGTTTTAGCGGCTCTTTCACAATGGGGCTGCGAAAACCTCTACGCTAAAGATGAGACGCGCAGCGTCCTCGTCGACAACCAACAGCATCGCCCTATCCGCAAGCTAACCTTACAGGCTGAAGATGGCCGTGAGCTAAAACCGGAAGAAATCATCACCCAGGCACGCCCTTCCTCCTGA
- a CDS encoding LysR family transcriptional regulator, translating into MNILQLDMNLLKVLYVMLITGSTSRTAQKLTLSASAVSHALSRLRDALGDPLFRREGNAQVPTPFALGIKERLIPLFVSLNEELFGEEHAEERRFRLVLPPALNVLLTPELARKGHQAGAIIECLTFERRAWRDELLEGRIDLLIAIGDHQKRVSALHYERVGSTRLIAVFGQPLSTRLSGRKALAFDELTQFDHFYCHPWPQDINELDRQQARAGLGRRLAFTCSDYAQLAPALRNAPLMAIVPAPWFDTLNDKAQLFTLPLSGDQAIGNLFFQYRTSTVEWKHRLIDSLRRTLAAWYH; encoded by the coding sequence GTGAATATCCTGCAATTAGACATGAACCTGCTGAAGGTGCTGTACGTGATGTTAATCACCGGCTCAACCAGCCGAACGGCGCAGAAGCTGACGCTCAGCGCGTCTGCCGTCAGCCATGCCCTCTCCCGTCTGCGTGACGCGCTGGGCGATCCGCTTTTTCGTCGGGAAGGCAATGCCCAGGTGCCCACACCTTTCGCCCTCGGCATTAAAGAGCGCCTGATCCCGCTTTTTGTCTCCCTGAATGAAGAATTATTTGGTGAAGAGCACGCCGAAGAGCGCCGCTTCCGTCTGGTTCTGCCCCCGGCGCTAAATGTGTTACTCACGCCGGAACTCGCCCGCAAAGGGCATCAGGCCGGGGCGATCATTGAATGCCTGACGTTTGAACGGCGTGCGTGGCGGGACGAGCTGCTGGAGGGCAGAATAGATTTGCTGATTGCGATTGGCGATCATCAAAAACGCGTCAGCGCCCTGCATTATGAACGCGTAGGCAGCACGCGCCTGATTGCGGTTTTCGGCCAGCCGCTGTCCACCAGACTGAGCGGGCGTAAAGCTCTGGCCTTTGACGAACTGACCCAGTTTGATCATTTCTACTGCCACCCCTGGCCGCAGGACATTAACGAGCTCGATCGCCAACAGGCACGTGCCGGATTAGGACGTCGCCTGGCCTTTACCTGTAGCGACTACGCCCAGCTTGCTCCCGCCCTGCGCAATGCCCCGCTGATGGCAATAGTGCCGGCCCCGTGGTTTGATACCCTGAATGATAAAGCCCAGCTTTTTACGCTGCCGCTGTCGGGCGACCAGGCCATTGGCAACCTTTTTTTTCAGTACCGGACGTCTACCGTGGAATGGAAGCACCGCCTGATAGACAGCCTGCGCCGCACGCTGGCCGCCTGGTATCACTGA
- a CDS encoding HARLDQ motif MBL-fold protein, producing MNRYSLLFTCMISLFSASSSAALNPAQPLSAAPPYSLFEGWAKPVKPFRMADNVWYVGTENLSSILIITPEGHILVDGALDASAGGIKENIASLGFDIRDVRFILNSHARLDQAGGIAKLKKWSGAKLVASRANADQMARGGKEDFALGDALPFPAVTTDKIIHDRETLKLGGVTATALLTPGHLPGSTSWLFALPGGHTLIYADSLATPDYYLVANKNYPTLVNDIRQSFATLATHKVDIFVANKGERFDLAEKQARLAAGDSNAFIDRDGLQRYVELSRQRFEAQLKQQTE from the coding sequence GTGAACCGTTATAGCCTGTTGTTTACCTGTATGATTTCACTCTTCTCTGCCAGCAGTTCTGCGGCATTAAATCCAGCCCAGCCTCTGTCTGCCGCGCCGCCTTATTCGCTTTTTGAAGGCTGGGCCAAACCGGTTAAACCGTTCCGCATGGCAGACAATGTCTGGTATGTCGGCACCGAAAATCTCTCGTCCATTCTGATTATCACGCCCGAGGGACATATTCTCGTCGACGGCGCGCTGGACGCCAGCGCCGGGGGCATCAAAGAGAACATTGCTTCTCTGGGTTTTGACATACGCGACGTACGTTTCATCCTCAACAGCCATGCCCGGCTCGATCAGGCCGGAGGCATAGCCAAACTGAAAAAGTGGAGCGGGGCGAAGCTGGTTGCCAGCAGGGCGAATGCCGACCAAATGGCGCGGGGAGGCAAAGAGGATTTTGCGCTGGGAGACGCTCTGCCCTTCCCGGCGGTTACCACGGATAAAATCATTCATGACCGCGAGACGCTAAAACTGGGCGGCGTGACCGCGACAGCGCTGCTGACGCCGGGCCACCTGCCGGGCAGTACGTCATGGCTGTTTGCGCTGCCCGGCGGGCACACGCTTATCTATGCCGACAGTCTCGCCACGCCGGACTATTATCTGGTGGCGAATAAAAACTATCCAACGCTGGTGAACGACATTCGCCAAAGCTTCGCTACGCTTGCCACGCACAAAGTGGACATTTTTGTGGCGAATAAAGGGGAGCGCTTTGATCTTGCGGAGAAACAGGCCCGGCTTGCCGCCGGAGATAGCAACGCCTTTATCGACAGAGACGGGTTACAACGCTATGTGGAACTCTCGCGGCAGCGCTTTGAAGCGCAGCTGAAACAACAAACGGAATAA
- the agp gene encoding bifunctional glucose-1-phosphatase/inositol phosphatase codes for MKKKIVASLLAAACLAPGLAKADTVPDGYQLQQVLLMSRHNLRAPLANNGSVLEQSTAQAWPEWDVPGGQLTTKGGVLEVYMGHYMREWLASQNLVTSGECPAPDSVYAYANSLQRTVATAQFFITGAFPGCDVPVHHQEKMGTMDPVFNPVITNDSPEFKAKAVQAMEKQRTEYKLADSYKLLEQIVGYKNSPTCKEKQQCELNGPKDVFSANATQEPGVNGSLKVGNALVDAFTLQYYEGFPMDQVAWGKIKTAEQWRVLSQLKNSYQDTLFTSPEVARNVAAPLVKYIQNALTSKEAASGPKVTLMVGHDSNIASLLTALQFKPYQLPGQYERTPIGGNILFQRWHDKTQNRDLLKVEYVYQSAEQLRNGDVLTLKHPPKRVTLQLEGCPTDANGYCSWDKFSEVLNDAVK; via the coding sequence ATGAAGAAGAAAATTGTTGCCTCATTGCTGGCCGCCGCCTGTCTTGCCCCAGGCCTGGCGAAAGCGGACACCGTGCCGGATGGCTACCAGCTGCAGCAGGTCTTGCTGATGAGCCGTCATAACCTGCGCGCGCCGCTGGCCAACAACGGCAGCGTGCTTGAGCAGTCTACCGCTCAGGCATGGCCGGAGTGGGATGTGCCCGGCGGGCAGCTCACCACCAAAGGCGGGGTGCTGGAAGTGTATATGGGGCATTACATGCGTGAATGGCTGGCGAGCCAGAATCTGGTGACCAGCGGCGAATGCCCGGCGCCGGACAGCGTTTATGCCTACGCCAACAGCCTCCAGCGCACCGTCGCTACCGCGCAATTCTTCATTACCGGAGCTTTCCCTGGCTGTGATGTGCCGGTACATCACCAGGAAAAAATGGGCACCATGGACCCTGTGTTCAACCCGGTGATCACCAACGACTCGCCGGAGTTTAAAGCCAAAGCCGTTCAGGCGATGGAAAAACAGCGCACCGAATACAAGCTGGCAGACAGCTATAAACTGCTGGAGCAAATTGTCGGCTATAAAAACTCGCCAACCTGCAAAGAGAAGCAGCAGTGTGAACTGAACGGGCCCAAAGACGTCTTTAGCGCCAATGCGACTCAGGAGCCTGGCGTTAATGGTTCTCTGAAGGTGGGCAATGCCCTGGTCGATGCGTTCACGCTGCAATATTACGAAGGTTTCCCGATGGACCAGGTCGCGTGGGGAAAAATCAAAACGGCGGAACAGTGGCGCGTGCTTTCCCAGCTTAAAAACAGCTACCAGGACACGCTGTTTACTTCCCCGGAAGTGGCCCGCAACGTCGCGGCTCCGCTGGTGAAATACATTCAGAATGCGTTAACGTCAAAAGAAGCCGCTTCCGGGCCGAAAGTGACGCTGATGGTGGGGCATGATTCGAACATCGCGTCGCTGCTGACCGCGCTGCAGTTCAAGCCTTATCAGCTGCCGGGCCAGTACGAGCGCACCCCGATTGGTGGCAATATTCTGTTCCAGCGCTGGCACGATAAGACCCAAAATCGCGACCTGTTGAAAGTGGAATACGTTTACCAGAGCGCCGAGCAGCTGCGTAATGGCGATGTCTTAACCCTGAAGCACCCGCCAAAGCGTGTCACGCTGCAGCTGGAAGGATGCCCGACGGACGCCAACGGCTACTGCTCATGGGATAAATTTAGCGAAGTGCTGAATGACGCCGTGAAGTAA
- a CDS encoding YccJ family protein, which yields MTTSQAKAHHVGEWASLRQTSPEIAEAIFELAKYDEKLAEKIWEEGSDEVLALAFAKTDKDSLFWGEQTIERKNV from the coding sequence ATGACCACATCACAAGCAAAAGCCCACCACGTTGGCGAGTGGGCAAGTCTACGCCAGACCTCACCAGAAATTGCAGAAGCCATTTTTGAGCTAGCGAAGTATGACGAAAAGCTGGCCGAAAAAATTTGGGAAGAAGGGAGCGATGAAGTGCTGGCGCTCGCCTTTGCTAAAACCGATAAGGATTCGCTCTTCTGGGGTGAACAAACCATCGAGCGTAAAAACGTTTAA
- the wrbA gene encoding NAD(P)H:quinone oxidoreductase gives MAKVLVLYYSMYGHIETMAKAVAEGAQKVDGAEVTIKRVPETMAPEAFAKAGGKTHTAPVATPQELADYDAIIFGTPTRFGNMAGQMRTFLDQTGGLWASGALYGKLGSVFSSTGTGGGQEQTITSTWTTLAHHGMVIVPIGYAAQELFDVSQVRGGTPYGATTIAGGDGTRQPSQEELAIARYQGEHVAGLAVKLKG, from the coding sequence ATGGCTAAAGTACTGGTGCTTTATTATTCAATGTATGGACACATCGAAACCATGGCTAAAGCCGTGGCGGAAGGTGCACAGAAAGTCGATGGGGCGGAAGTGACGATAAAGCGCGTGCCCGAAACCATGGCCCCGGAAGCCTTTGCTAAAGCCGGGGGCAAAACCCACACCGCGCCGGTGGCCACGCCGCAGGAACTGGCCGACTACGACGCTATCATCTTCGGTACCCCTACCCGCTTCGGCAATATGGCCGGGCAGATGCGAACCTTCCTCGATCAAACGGGCGGCCTTTGGGCTTCCGGCGCGCTTTACGGCAAACTGGGCAGCGTATTCAGCTCCACTGGCACCGGCGGCGGCCAGGAGCAGACCATCACCTCCACCTGGACCACGCTCGCCCACCACGGGATGGTGATTGTGCCTATCGGCTATGCGGCGCAGGAGCTGTTTGATGTTTCTCAGGTTCGCGGCGGCACGCCTTACGGTGCCACAACTATTGCCGGCGGCGACGGCACACGCCAGCCAAGCCAGGAAGAGCTGGCGATTGCCCGCTACCAGGGCGAGCACGTCGCAGGCCTGGCGGTCAAACTGAAAGGTTAA
- a CDS encoding general stress protein: MANHRGGSGNFAEDRERASEAGRKGGQHSGGNFKNDPQRASEAGQKGGKNSHGSKNK; the protein is encoded by the coding sequence ATGGCAAACCATCGTGGTGGTTCAGGTAATTTCGCTGAAGACCGTGAAAGAGCATCAGAAGCAGGTCGTAAAGGTGGCCAGCACAGCGGCGGTAACTTCAAAAACGATCCGCAGCGCGCCTCAGAAGCTGGTCAAAAAGGGGGTAAAAACAGCCACGGCAGCAAAAATAAATAG
- a CDS encoding DMT family transporter, which produces MSASLSRYKFSVKPQEALLILITMFWGGTFLAVQYAMTMSDPFFFVGLRFATAAIAVGLLSLKSLRGLTWLEIKAGVMIGVAIAIGYSMQTWGLQTIPSSKSAFITAMYVPVVPLLQWICLGRMPGLMSWIGVALAFVGLIFLAGPEGTSLSLGAGEIITLIGAVAIAAEIILISAWAGKVDIKRVTVVQLATASLVSFAAMVPAGESVPHFSPGLVVIALGLGIFSAIIQVTMNWAQRSVSPTRATVIYTGEPVWAGIFGRMAGERLPMLALVGGALIVLGVLVSELKLKRKKAANAERDWQEDTEGEGV; this is translated from the coding sequence ATGTCTGCGTCATTAAGCCGTTATAAATTCTCCGTTAAGCCGCAGGAAGCGCTGCTTATCCTCATTACCATGTTCTGGGGCGGTACGTTCCTGGCCGTGCAGTACGCCATGACGATGAGCGACCCGTTTTTCTTTGTTGGTCTGCGCTTTGCCACCGCCGCCATTGCCGTGGGGCTGCTGTCGCTGAAATCGCTGCGCGGGTTAACCTGGCTTGAAATCAAAGCGGGGGTGATGATCGGCGTGGCGATTGCCATCGGCTACAGCATGCAGACCTGGGGACTCCAGACGATTCCCAGCAGCAAATCCGCCTTTATTACCGCGATGTACGTGCCCGTTGTGCCGCTCCTGCAGTGGATCTGCCTTGGTCGTATGCCGGGCCTGATGTCATGGATTGGCGTCGCGCTGGCGTTTGTTGGCCTGATTTTTCTTGCCGGGCCGGAGGGCACCAGCCTTTCGCTTGGGGCAGGGGAAATCATTACGCTAATCGGTGCCGTGGCGATTGCCGCCGAGATAATCCTTATAAGCGCCTGGGCGGGGAAAGTGGATATCAAACGTGTGACCGTGGTGCAGCTGGCAACGGCTTCGCTGGTGTCGTTTGCAGCGATGGTCCCCGCCGGGGAAAGCGTGCCGCATTTCAGCCCAGGGCTGGTGGTGATTGCCCTGGGGCTGGGGATTTTCAGCGCCATCATTCAGGTGACGATGAACTGGGCGCAGCGCAGCGTGTCGCCGACCCGCGCCACGGTAATTTATACCGGTGAGCCGGTTTGGGCGGGGATCTTTGGCCGCATGGCGGGTGAGCGCCTCCCGATGCTTGCGCTGGTGGGCGGGGCGTTGATCGTGCTCGGGGTGCTGGTGAGTGAGCTGAAGCTCAAGCGCAAGAAAGCGGCAAACGCGGAGCGCGACTGGCAGGAAGATACCGAAGGTGAGGGCGTCTGA
- the rutR gene encoding HTH-type transcriptional regulator RutR: MAAATDIKTPGRRSKAVAAKKQAILDAALAFFSQYGIHGTSLEQVAERAEVSKTNLLYYYPSKEALYIAVLKQILDIWLAPLRAFREDLQPLVAIGEYIRLKLEVSRDYPQASKLFCLEMLQGAPLLKGELTGDLKALVNEKSAIIAGWVASGKLAAIDPHHLIFMLWATTQHYADFASQVEAVTGNTLQDEDFFRRTVENVQRMIIEGIRVR, encoded by the coding sequence ATGGCCGCCGCCACTGATATCAAAACCCCTGGACGCCGCTCGAAAGCCGTCGCCGCCAAAAAACAGGCCATTCTTGACGCTGCACTGGCGTTTTTTTCGCAATACGGCATTCACGGCACCAGCCTTGAGCAGGTGGCCGAGCGGGCCGAAGTGTCAAAAACCAACCTGCTTTATTACTACCCTTCCAAAGAAGCGCTCTACATCGCGGTGCTGAAGCAGATCCTGGATATCTGGCTGGCACCGCTGCGCGCCTTTAGGGAAGATTTGCAGCCGCTGGTGGCGATTGGGGAATACATTCGCCTCAAGCTTGAAGTTTCAAGGGATTACCCGCAGGCCTCTAAGCTGTTTTGCCTGGAGATGCTGCAGGGCGCGCCTTTGCTGAAAGGCGAGCTGACGGGCGACCTGAAAGCGCTGGTGAACGAGAAGTCGGCGATCATTGCCGGCTGGGTCGCCAGCGGCAAACTGGCGGCGATCGATCCGCACCACCTGATTTTTATGCTCTGGGCGACCACTCAGCACTATGCGGATTTTGCCAGCCAGGTTGAGGCCGTCACTGGCAATACGCTGCAGGATGAAGACTTTTTCCGCCGCACGGTGGAAAACGTGCAGCGGATGATTATTGAGGGGATTCGGGTGCGTTAA